The Syngnathus typhle isolate RoL2023-S1 ecotype Sweden linkage group LG16, RoL_Styp_1.0, whole genome shotgun sequence genome includes a region encoding these proteins:
- the prkd1 gene encoding serine/threonine-protein kinase D1 encodes MKTRMMILPLPPPPSSSLAPLLLFHLLSLHSSARVRWSVSCSSPSSCFPPCVFFYLFGTSDVQTSPLPPPSSPPPPPSLPLALPLPPPWPSPIWTGSFHAFAGMSAPPVLRTPSPLSFPGGQAGGGERGGGGGGGGSGGGGSGGVGVLSFHIQIGLSREPVLLDSANASLSQVREVACSIVDQKIPECGFYGMYDKILLFRHDSASDNVLQLLRSASQIQDGDLVEAVLSASATVEDFQIRPHCLFVHSYRAPAFCDHCGEMLWGLVRQGLKCEGCGLNYHKRCAFKIPNNCSGMRRRRPSNVSLTGVSANTGGRPLSTEPSPPLYADEALLSPVSPNMEKWSAEAWWGRERRASCQSYVGRPVQLDKLLLSKVKVPHSFLIHSYTRPTVCQHCKKLLKGLFRQGLQCKDCRFNCHKRCAPKVPNNCLGEVSRNGELLSPGPESDVGTVDGCLDDQERGGSLTEDADDMAATTDDMTIAMTTEVGTGDLGDSQDLDGDESNRAISPSTSSNIPLMRVVQSVKHTKRKNSNVMKEGWMVHYTSKDTLRKRHYWRLDSKCITLYQNDTGSKYYKEIPLSEILSLEAARNFSRLPDGANTHCFEITTTAALVYFVGEDSCGGRGAAGANVLVSGMGQDVARVWEMAIRHALMPAVSSGVSYGCHGDGHKEISISISVSNRHIQENVDINSIYQIFPDEVLGSGQFGIVYGGKHRKSGRDVAIKIIDKLRFPTKQESQLRNEVAILQNLHHPGVVNLDCMFETPERVFVLMEKLHGDMLEMILSSEKGLLPERITKFLVTQILVALRHLHFKNIVHCDLKPENVLLASADPLPQVKLCDFGFARIIGEKSFRRSVVGTPAYLAPEVLRNKGYNRSLDMWSVGVIVYVSLSGTFPFNEDEDINDQIQNADFMYPPHPWKNVSPEAIDLINNLLQVKMRKRYSVDKTLSHAWLQDYQMWLDLRSLERRVDERYVTHESDDLRWHQHARLTGVHAHAFQQGAPLYLARGDELETLSERVSEL; translated from the exons ATGAAGACGAGGATGATGATTCTACCTcttccccctcctccctcctcatCCCTTGCTCCCCTCCTTCTCTTCCATCTCCTTTCCCTTCACAGTAGCGCCAGAGTCCGGTGGAGTGTCTCTTGCTCAAGTCCCTCTTCCTGCTTTCCACCTTGCGTGTTCTTTTACCTTTTTGGAACTTCTGACGTCCAAACCtcacctcttcctcctccttcctctcctcctccacctccttctcttcctctcGCTCTTCCACTTCCCCCTCCGTGGCCGTCACCCATCTGGACTGGATCTTTTCACGCTTTTGCTGGCATGAGTGCACCTCCGGTCCTTCGCACTCCCAGCCCGCTCTCCTTCCCTGGAGGGCAGGCAgggggaggagaaagaggaggaggaggtggcggcggcggcagcggcggaggAGGCAGCGGCGGAGTAGGCGTGCTCTCCTTTCACATCCAGATCGGTCTGAGCCGAGAGCCGGTCCTGCTGGACTCGGCAAATGCGAGTCTGTCTCAGGTGCGCGAGGTGGCCTGCTCCATCGTTGACCAGAAG ATTCCCGAGTGCGGCTTTTACGGCATGTATGACAAGATCCTGCTCTTCCGCCACGACTCGGCGTCGGACAACGTTCTGCAGCTGCTCCGCTCGGCTTCGCAGATTCAGGATGGAGATCTGGTGGAGGCTGTCCTCTCGG CTTCGGCCACGGTGGAGGACTTCCAGATCCGACCGCATTGCCTGTTCGTGCACTCATACCGGGCGCCCGCCTTTTGCGACCACTGCGGCGAGATGCTGTGGGGGCTGGTGCGCCAGGGCCTCAAATGCGAgg GCTGCGGTTTGAACTACCACAAGCGCTGCGCCTTTAAGATCCCCAACAACTGCAGCGGCATGAGGAGACGGCGCCCGTCCAACGTGTCCCTGACGGGGGTGTCGGCCAACACGGGGGGGCGCCCCCTCTCCACTGAGCCCTCGCCGCCACTCTACGCCGACGAGGCCCTGCTG TCTCCCGTCAGTCCCAACATGGAG AAATGGTCGGCGGAGGCGTGGTGGGGTCGCGAGCGGCGCGCCAGCTGCCAGTCGTACGTGGGCCGACCTGTCCAGCTGGACAAGCTGTTGCTGTCCAAGGTGAAGGTTCCTCACAGCTTCCTCATCCACTCGTACACGCGGCCCACCGTCTGCCAGCACTGCAAGAAACTCCTCAAGGGCCTCTTCAGGCAGGGCCTGCAGTGCAAAG attGTCGGTTCAACTGTCACAAGCGTTGTGCTCCAAAAGTTCCGAACAACTGCTTGGGAGAAGTTTCGAGAAATGGAG AGTTGTTAAGTCCTGGGCCGGAATCTGACGTCGGCACGGTGGACGGTTGCCTTGACGATCAGGAGAGGGGCGGCAGCCTGACGGAAGACGCAGACGACATGGCCGCTACGACAGATGACATGACCATTGCCATGACGACGGAGGTGGGGACCGGAGACCTGGGAGACTCCCAAGACCTGGATGGAGATGAGTCCAATCGAGCCATCAG CCCATCAACCAGTAGCAACATCCCCCTCATGAGAGTCGTCCAGTCTGTCAAACACACCAAGAGGAAGAACAGCAATGTCATGAAAGAAGGCTGGATGGTCCACTACACGAGCAAGGACACTCTG AGGAAGAGACATTACTGGCGCCTGGACAGTAAATGCATCACGCTGTACCAGAATGACACAGGAAGCAAATATTATAAG GAGATTCCGCTGTCGGAGATCTTGTCGCTGGAGGCTGCTCGGAACTTTTCACGTCTCCCGGACGGCGCCAACACGCACTGCTTCGAAATCACCACCACGGCCGCGCTGGTTTACTTTGTGGGCGAGGACTCGTGCGGCGGCCGCGGCGCCGCGGGCGCCAACGTGCTG GTGAGCGGCATGGGTCAGGACGTGGCCCGCGTGTGGGAGATGGCCATCCGACACGCACTCATGCCTGCCGTCTCCTCGGGCGTCTCCTATGGTTGCCACGGCGACGGGCACA AGGAGATCTCCATCAGCATTTCTGTTTCCAATCGTCACATCCAGGAGAATGTG GACATCAACTCCATCTATCAGATCTTTCCAGACGAAGTTCTTGGCTCGGGACAGTTTGGAATCGTCTACGGAG GAAAACACAGGAAGTCGGGCCGCGATGTGGCTATCAAGATCATCGACAAGCTTCGCTTCCCAACCAAACAGGAGAGTCAGCTCAGAAACGAGGTGGCTATATTGCAG AACCTGCACCACCCCGGCGTGGTCAACCTGGACTGCATGTTTGAGACTCCTGAGCGCGTTTTTGTCTTGATGGAGAAGCTCCACGGGGACATGCTGGAGATGATCCTCTCCAGCGAGAAAGGGCTCCTGCCCGAGCGCATCACCAAGTTCCTCGTCACGCAG ATCCTGGTGGCTCTGCGTCACCTCCACTTCAAGAACATCGTCCACTGTGACCTGAAACCCGAAAACGTCCTGCTGGCGTCTGCCGATCCGCTCCCGCAG GTGAAACTGTGCGACTTTGGATTTGCGCGCATCATCGGCGAGAAATCGTTCCGCCGCTCGGTAGTGGGCACGCCGGCGTACCTGGCGCCAGAGGTACTGCGCAACAAAGGCTACAACCGCTCGTTGGACATGTGGTCGGTTGGCGTCATTGTTTACGTTAG TCTCAGCGGAACGTTCCCGTTCAACGAAGACGAAGACATCAACGATCAAATCCAGAACGCCGACTTCATGTACCCGCCGCACCCCTGGAAAAACGTCTCCCCCGAAG CCATCGACCTGATCAACAATCTACTGCAGGTGAAGATGAGGAAACGTTACAGCGTTGACAAAACACTCAGTCACGCATGGCTGCAG GACTACCAAATGTGGCTGGACCTGCGCAGCCTGGAGAGGCGCGTGGACGAGCGCTACGTGACGCACGAGAGCGACGACCTGCGCTGGCATCAGCATGCCAGGCTCACCGGAGTCCACGCGCACGCCTTTCAGCAGGGGGCGCCACTCTACCTGGCCCGCGGGGACGAGCTGGAGACGCTGAGCGAGCGTGTCAGCGAACTCTGA